A window of the Haloarcula litorea genome harbors these coding sequences:
- a CDS encoding phosphoribosyltransferase family protein: MNYRTFGHLNADIKRWRRDLPGDIDLVVGIPRSGLMASNLLALHLDRPLTTLEGFGRGYTIQTGRRHESDVDRSSVSSVLVVDDSVNTGATMTRAKREIDRCSRGVDVTYGAVYTSHEGKDYVDTYSQVLPTPRVFEWNVMHHPGLSNWCVDLDGVLCRDPTTRENDDGERYREFVRSVEPNVVPSKEIGYIVTARLEKYRDLTETWLSTHGIEYGELIMMDYPDKQTRQSMGNHARYKANVYEQTDADLFIESEEGQATAIADIAHGPVFCYGMNYMVREGCSKRVSRRATRSAKTLASNPARYAREFVNDPTRFAAKVVNQIFRTG, translated from the coding sequence ATGAATTACCGGACTTTCGGGCATCTGAACGCCGACATTAAGCGTTGGCGACGGGACCTGCCCGGCGACATCGATCTCGTCGTCGGCATCCCCCGGAGCGGTCTGATGGCCAGTAATCTATTGGCTCTCCACCTCGATCGGCCGTTGACGACGCTGGAGGGGTTCGGCCGCGGCTACACGATACAGACCGGACGGCGTCACGAGTCGGATGTCGATAGGTCGTCAGTAAGCTCCGTGCTAGTCGTCGACGACAGCGTCAACACCGGGGCGACCATGACCCGGGCGAAGCGCGAGATCGACCGCTGCTCCCGAGGAGTAGACGTCACCTACGGTGCCGTGTACACCTCTCACGAAGGCAAGGACTACGTCGACACGTACTCGCAGGTGCTTCCGACGCCGAGAGTCTTCGAGTGGAACGTGATGCACCACCCCGGGCTGTCGAACTGGTGTGTCGACCTGGACGGGGTGCTCTGTCGCGATCCGACGACCAGGGAGAACGACGACGGCGAACGGTACCGGGAGTTCGTCCGGAGCGTCGAACCGAACGTGGTCCCGTCGAAGGAGATCGGGTACATCGTCACGGCCCGGCTGGAGAAGTACCGGGACCTGACCGAAACGTGGCTCTCGACCCACGGGATCGAGTACGGGGAGCTGATCATGATGGACTACCCCGACAAACAGACCAGACAGTCGATGGGGAACCACGCGCGCTACAAGGCCAACGTCTACGAACAGACCGATGCGGACCTGTTCATCGAGAGCGAGGAGGGACAGGCGACGGCGATAGCCGACATCGCACACGGGCCGGTGTTCTGCTACGGTATGAACTACATGGTCCGGGAGGGCTGTTCGAAGCGGGTGAGCCGGCGGGCGACCCGGTCGGCGAAGACGCTGGCGTCGAATCCGGCCCGGTACGCACGCGAGTTCGTGAACGACCCGACCAGGTTCGCCGCGAAAGTCGTCAATCAGATCTTCCGGACGGGCTGA
- a CDS encoding ABC transporter permease has protein sequence MRAAAVAAVLRQDLTDVVRARLIQAVLALYVLFVGIIYLGVSLSAEPRVEGAIQLTLLVGLLFVPLVAALAGSLAVAGERESGTIRFLLGYPLARLELVVGKLLARLLVVVGAVAVAFAVGGVLALTRFPTPRLGAVAVFGALTALFAAAYVGMAVGVSAAVGSRSRAMSGVVGLYFVFTLLWSQVAPVTVPGILAAGLDWAFGVRPSGPVWTVFANLSPAQAYFWSVQLVPGPAFEMSGAPLDGPTLVAVLAAWVVVPPALGYLRFARADIE, from the coding sequence ATGCGGGCCGCCGCCGTCGCCGCCGTCCTCCGCCAGGACCTGACGGACGTGGTCCGCGCCCGCCTCATTCAGGCGGTCCTCGCCCTCTACGTCCTGTTCGTCGGCATCATCTACCTGGGCGTGAGCCTGAGTGCGGAGCCGAGGGTAGAGGGTGCGATCCAGCTCACGCTGCTGGTCGGCCTGCTGTTCGTCCCGCTCGTGGCCGCGCTGGCCGGCTCCCTCGCCGTCGCCGGCGAGCGCGAGTCCGGCACCATCCGATTCCTGCTGGGGTACCCGCTGGCCCGGCTGGAACTCGTCGTCGGGAAGCTCCTGGCGCGGCTGCTCGTCGTGGTCGGCGCGGTCGCCGTGGCGTTCGCCGTCGGGGGCGTCCTGGCTCTCACGCGGTTCCCGACGCCGCGGCTGGGGGCGGTCGCCGTCTTCGGCGCACTGACGGCGCTGTTCGCCGCCGCCTACGTCGGGATGGCCGTCGGCGTCTCGGCCGCGGTCGGGAGCCGGTCGCGGGCGATGTCCGGCGTCGTCGGGCTGTACTTCGTGTTCACGCTGCTGTGGTCCCAGGTCGCGCCCGTGACCGTGCCCGGTATCCTCGCGGCCGGGCTGGACTGGGCGTTCGGCGTCCGGCCGTCCGGCCCGGTCTGGACGGTGTTCGCGAACCTGAGTCCGGCCCAGGCGTACTTCTGGTCCGTCCAGTTGGTCCCGGGACCGGCGTTCGAGATGTCCGGTGCGCCCCTCGACGGCCCGACGCTCGTCGCCGTCCTGGCGGCGTGGGTGGTCGTCCCGCCCGCGCTGGGCTACCTGCGGTTCGCTCGCGCGGATATCGAGTGA
- a CDS encoding winged helix-turn-helix domain-containing protein has protein sequence MAAHVSPTGRGPRNRDDDQPTHSADELLELLGDEYTRRVLRAVADEARSVREAADVAAVSRSTAHRRLTTLADAGLVESRLSIDDDGHHRQEYRAVIERANLDVRRHGLDVDVTVSSGQAETGPADD, from the coding sequence ATGGCAGCACACGTGTCCCCCACCGGCCGTGGGCCGCGGAACCGCGACGACGACCAGCCCACCCACTCGGCGGACGAGCTCCTCGAACTGCTCGGCGACGAGTACACCCGCCGGGTCCTGCGAGCGGTCGCGGACGAGGCCCGGAGCGTCCGCGAGGCGGCCGACGTCGCCGCCGTCTCTCGGTCGACCGCCCACCGCCGACTCACCACCCTCGCGGACGCCGGCCTCGTCGAGAGCCGGCTCAGCATCGACGACGACGGCCACCACCGGCAGGAGTACCGCGCGGTCATCGAGCGTGCGAACCTCGACGTCCGGCGTCACGGCCTCGACGTCGACGTGACGGTCAGTTCGGGACAGGCCGAGACCGGCCCGGCGGATGACTGA
- a CDS encoding bacterio-opsin activator domain-containing protein encodes MDERLARAPVGVIEVDGDGTVVDLNDRARAVCEVAEAAAGGRAVTAVFPRSVEGTLQRVFDGSDGVPAREFEEYYPDPDRWLDVSVVPTDGGATVYVADVSERHERAQTVDRLRTELDRVELLGDLVADVLSELVGATSRGEIAETICARLGESDAYAFAWVGDRELGGDGLAVRAAAGESTSTLDRVREVLAEPATTPEERAVERGEPVVARPLASTDTVPDAVRRAAFADGIQSMLAIPLTHGETVYGVVAVYATEREAFAERERVSFETLGSVAGFAVNAARQRTLLAADRVVELVLDLPPTAGPLGAVAGARDADLTVTGTVPGGGAETVCYLTVDGDTASAAADALREDDAVAAARVVASGEGGSIEVTLTGATPLTVALDRGATVESATFGADGGRLTLHLSPDGTVRRFAEGIARRFDADVVAKRETSRQVERDRRLAERVNDRLTERQEAALRAAYHADYFESPRGSTAEEVAGSLDITGPTLLYHLRAAQRTLLDAYFADSPP; translated from the coding sequence ATGGACGAGCGCCTCGCCCGTGCCCCCGTCGGCGTCATCGAGGTCGACGGCGACGGGACCGTCGTCGACCTGAACGACCGCGCGAGAGCCGTCTGCGAGGTGGCCGAGGCGGCTGCCGGCGGTCGGGCCGTGACCGCGGTGTTCCCGCGGTCCGTCGAGGGGACGCTCCAGCGCGTGTTCGACGGCTCCGACGGGGTCCCCGCCCGGGAGTTCGAGGAGTACTACCCCGACCCGGACCGCTGGCTCGACGTCTCCGTCGTGCCGACCGACGGGGGCGCGACCGTCTACGTCGCGGACGTCTCCGAGCGACACGAGCGGGCACAGACGGTCGACCGGCTCCGCACCGAACTCGACCGGGTGGAGCTCCTCGGCGACCTCGTCGCGGACGTGCTCTCGGAACTGGTCGGCGCGACGAGCCGCGGCGAGATCGCGGAGACGATCTGCGCCCGACTCGGCGAGTCCGACGCCTACGCGTTCGCCTGGGTCGGCGACCGGGAACTCGGCGGCGACGGCCTCGCCGTCCGGGCGGCCGCCGGCGAGTCGACGTCTACCCTCGACCGCGTCCGCGAGGTCCTGGCGGAGCCGGCGACGACGCCGGAGGAACGGGCCGTCGAGCGCGGGGAACCGGTCGTCGCTCGCCCGCTGGCCAGCACCGACACCGTCCCCGACGCCGTCCGTCGGGCCGCCTTCGCCGACGGCATCCAGTCGATGCTCGCGATCCCGCTGACACACGGCGAGACGGTCTACGGCGTCGTCGCCGTCTACGCGACCGAACGCGAGGCGTTCGCCGAGCGCGAGCGGGTCAGTTTCGAGACCCTCGGGTCGGTCGCCGGCTTCGCGGTCAACGCCGCCCGCCAGCGGACCCTCCTCGCTGCCGACAGGGTCGTCGAACTGGTCCTCGACCTCCCCCCGACGGCCGGGCCGCTCGGTGCGGTCGCCGGTGCGCGCGACGCCGACCTCACCGTCACCGGCACCGTCCCGGGGGGCGGCGCGGAGACGGTCTGTTACCTCACCGTCGACGGCGACACGGCGTCCGCGGCGGCCGACGCGCTCCGCGAGGACGACGCCGTCGCGGCGGCGCGCGTCGTGGCGTCGGGCGAGGGCGGCTCGATCGAGGTCACGCTGACCGGCGCGACGCCGCTCACCGTGGCCCTCGACCGCGGCGCGACGGTCGAGTCGGCGACGTTCGGTGCCGACGGGGGCCGCCTCACGCTCCACCTCTCGCCGGACGGGACGGTCCGCCGGTTCGCAGAGGGGATCGCGCGCCGGTTCGACGCCGACGTGGTCGCGAAACGCGAGACGAGCCGGCAGGTCGAGCGGGACCGGCGGCTCGCCGAGCGCGTGAACGACCGCCTCACGGAGCGACAGGAGGCCGCGCTCCGGGCGGCCTACCACGCCGACTACTTCGAGTCGCCGCGTGGCAGCACGGCCGAGGAGGTGGCCGGCTCGCTGGACATCACCGGCCCGACGCTGCTGTACCACCTCCGGGCCGCCCAGCGCACGCTGCTCGACGCGTACTTCGCGGACTCGCCGCCCTAG
- a CDS encoding PAS domain-containing protein translates to MTPVLESGALHGAISLGAVLSTTVLVALLWRRRAAPAAEQLLGLATVLCLGAIGNFVLADFGPTRAALVALTGVTEPESWVLLLLFNVVVVAAGFWVAFSFRYTGLGDQAATLAVGIAAAAALSVVGLSVTITVLGPLVPAWATTALVNRVIGAVSFVSFGLLLSGAFLVVRASTNRPASPWGQAASLVAAVFVLPIGVLLSQTGRASPVASATLLATATLFTVAIVRYRPFEALPVTAVVGRDRVVKELTDPVVVVDTESNVRDCNPAAETVFEADAVGRPLTAVTPLGVSAATLVDQPGSEPTVAVDDRVFEVTCRALTDAHDRPAGHLLVFREVTARRQRERRLGVLNEFLVGEVRDGMATVSDAVDPLATRADPADVDPAAIGDEVWQTTTRLADRVTQVRRIERALEGADPTGSSRLVSQLREVLDAAPAARDAVTVTVAVDDDTVAVPEELLRASLELLVEECVTADRDDVGVRVTDDADAVVLDVDLSGSGPDGGAAADERDAPPLPVFRIAVDSAEGTVATVTPDRVTVRLPTPGAAGDDGVGTEPPAVGRERA, encoded by the coding sequence ATGACGCCGGTGCTTGAGTCGGGTGCCCTGCACGGTGCGATCAGCCTCGGGGCGGTCCTCTCGACGACGGTGCTGGTGGCGCTCCTGTGGCGGCGACGGGCCGCGCCGGCGGCGGAGCAACTGCTCGGCCTCGCGACGGTCCTCTGTCTCGGTGCGATCGGGAACTTCGTGCTTGCGGACTTCGGTCCCACACGGGCCGCGCTGGTCGCGCTGACCGGCGTGACCGAGCCCGAGTCGTGGGTGTTGCTGTTGCTGTTCAACGTCGTGGTCGTCGCCGCGGGGTTCTGGGTCGCGTTCAGCTTCCGGTACACGGGCCTGGGCGACCAGGCGGCGACGCTGGCCGTCGGGATCGCCGCCGCGGCGGCGCTCTCGGTCGTCGGTCTCAGCGTGACGATCACCGTCCTCGGCCCGCTGGTGCCGGCCTGGGCGACGACGGCGCTCGTGAACCGCGTCATCGGCGCGGTCTCGTTCGTCTCGTTCGGGCTCCTGCTGAGCGGCGCGTTCCTCGTCGTCCGTGCGTCGACCAACCGCCCGGCGTCGCCGTGGGGGCAGGCCGCGTCGCTGGTGGCCGCGGTGTTCGTGCTCCCGATCGGCGTCCTCCTCTCACAGACCGGCCGGGCGTCGCCGGTCGCGTCGGCGACGCTGTTGGCGACGGCGACGCTGTTCACCGTCGCGATCGTGCGGTATCGTCCCTTCGAGGCCCTCCCGGTCACCGCCGTCGTCGGGCGCGACCGCGTCGTCAAGGAGTTGACCGACCCGGTCGTCGTCGTCGACACGGAGTCGAACGTCAGGGACTGCAACCCGGCGGCCGAGACGGTCTTCGAGGCCGACGCCGTCGGACGACCGCTGACAGCGGTCACGCCCCTCGGCGTGTCGGCCGCGACGCTGGTCGACCAGCCCGGGAGCGAACCGACCGTCGCCGTCGACGACCGCGTCTTCGAGGTCACTTGCCGGGCGCTGACGGACGCCCACGACCGACCGGCCGGCCACCTGCTGGTCTTCCGCGAGGTGACGGCGCGCCGGCAGCGCGAGCGCCGGCTCGGTGTCCTGAACGAGTTCCTCGTCGGCGAGGTCCGCGACGGGATGGCGACCGTCTCCGACGCGGTCGACCCGCTCGCCACGAGGGCCGACCCGGCCGACGTCGACCCCGCGGCGATCGGCGACGAGGTGTGGCAGACCACGACCCGGCTCGCCGACCGCGTCACGCAGGTCCGGCGGATCGAGCGCGCTCTGGAGGGGGCCGATCCGACGGGGTCGAGCCGGCTCGTCTCGCAGCTGCGGGAGGTGCTCGACGCGGCTCCGGCGGCCCGGGACGCCGTGACCGTCACCGTCGCCGTCGACGACGACACCGTGGCGGTGCCCGAGGAGCTGTTACGCGCGTCCCTCGAACTGCTCGTCGAAGAGTGCGTGACGGCGGATCGAGACGACGTCGGAGTGCGGGTGACCGACGACGCCGACGCCGTCGTCTTGGACGTCGACCTCTCCGGGTCGGGACCGGACGGTGGCGCGGCGGCCGACGAACGGGACGCGCCACCGCTCCCGGTGTTCCGGATCGCCGTCGACTCGGCCGAGGGGACGGTCGCGACCGTGACGCCGGATCGCGTCACCGTCCGGCTCCCGACGCCCGGGGCCGCCGGCGACGACGGTGTCGGGACCGAGCCGCCGGCGGTCGGGAGGGAGCGAGCGTGA
- a CDS encoding HD domain-containing protein, whose translation MSETDAEEGGRIYEPTDEHSFPDDRLNDVLELLDGDDEVQAYLGAQNVNPVTRKRYNDHGTKHISIVRHRALCLYDLLKRGGVEFNGAADHEGLDEADESVIVALAATLHDIGHVVHRDDHPYYSIPLAADLLDRLLGEFYDVEARVRMKGEVLHAILCHHTEEQPLTLEAGVVRVADALDMEHGRSRIPYEQGGRGINTVSSQAIEAVTLQPGDDHPVLVEIEMNNAAGVYQVDNLLKAKLRDSGLEEHVRIVAVNGGDDDGQIVERIEL comes from the coding sequence ATGAGCGAGACCGACGCGGAGGAGGGTGGGCGCATCTACGAGCCCACCGACGAGCACTCCTTCCCCGACGACCGGCTGAACGACGTCCTCGAGCTGCTCGACGGCGACGACGAGGTCCAGGCGTACCTCGGGGCACAGAACGTCAATCCGGTCACCCGCAAGCGGTACAACGACCACGGGACCAAACACATCAGCATCGTCCGCCACCGCGCGCTCTGCCTCTACGACCTGCTGAAACGGGGCGGCGTCGAGTTCAACGGCGCAGCCGACCACGAGGGGCTCGACGAGGCCGACGAGTCGGTCATCGTGGCGCTGGCGGCGACGCTACACGACATCGGTCACGTCGTCCACCGGGACGACCACCCCTACTACTCCATCCCGCTGGCCGCCGACCTGCTCGACCGGCTGCTGGGGGAGTTCTACGACGTCGAGGCGCGCGTCCGGATGAAAGGCGAGGTGCTCCACGCCATCCTCTGTCACCACACGGAGGAACAGCCGCTGACGCTTGAGGCCGGCGTCGTCCGGGTCGCCGACGCGCTGGATATGGAACACGGCCGCTCGCGGATCCCCTACGAGCAGGGCGGGCGCGGGATCAACACGGTGTCGAGCCAGGCGATCGAGGCCGTCACGCTCCAGCCGGGGGACGACCACCCGGTCCTCGTCGAGATCGAGATGAACAACGCCGCCGGCGTCTACCAGGTCGACAACCTCCTCAAGGCCAAGCTCCGGGACTCCGGACTGGAGGAACACGTCCGGATCGTCGCGGTGAACGGCGGCGACGACGACGGCCAGATCGTCGAGCGGATCGAGCTCTGA
- a CDS encoding ATP-binding protein: MTGSAVSLLSAVAAAAFLAVAWTHRDGTGGRGSRFLGATLLVLAAISVALALVTLGLFPRTNVAVVAVGWPFAVTLWAAFGVEYAGQGQMATRRRLAAVLGFPVLVLGNYALLPSFDGLVRALLRLVGALLLISVFALGLYGLVLIVQAGNERGVPARVRLALLVVGAGVTLLFVPLFFRQPILVSSPEPTAATVAVLAVVAAAVAPVRSHPDLFAGAPDSDSLARRAVLDEMGPVVVVDHEDRVVDLNEPAERVFGVDPADAHGRPLPTVLGETVDTSASGPVTLATTSGRRTFEVRVSSLTARNGETVGRAFRFRDVTERKTEEQRLTVLNRVLRHNLRNDLDAVRAFAETLDEQPSTDAAAAARRIRALSEELRELCDTIETTEELLAGGDRETAVVDVRALAGSVADAVEADWPDSEVAVAAAGREPTVRTDPEVLRAALRAVVENGVEHTDASAPRVDIEVTGTGDAVDIAVRDTGVGIPDEELAVLLEGDETPLRHGSGLGLWLVHWSVRRLGGDLSFSERSPRGSVVELTVPSQRPVAGRGETAGSD, from the coding sequence GTGACCGGGAGCGCCGTCTCACTGCTGAGCGCGGTCGCCGCGGCGGCGTTTCTCGCCGTCGCGTGGACCCACCGGGACGGGACCGGTGGCCGGGGGAGTCGGTTCCTCGGGGCGACGCTGCTGGTGCTCGCGGCGATCTCTGTGGCCCTCGCGCTCGTGACGCTGGGGCTCTTCCCGCGGACGAACGTGGCCGTCGTCGCCGTCGGCTGGCCGTTCGCGGTCACGCTCTGGGCGGCCTTCGGTGTCGAGTACGCCGGTCAGGGACAGATGGCGACGAGGCGGCGACTCGCCGCGGTCCTCGGGTTCCCCGTGCTCGTGTTGGGGAACTACGCGCTGTTGCCCTCCTTCGACGGGCTGGTTCGCGCGCTCCTCCGGCTCGTCGGGGCGCTGCTGCTCATCTCGGTGTTCGCGCTGGGGCTGTACGGCCTCGTCTTGATCGTGCAGGCGGGCAACGAGCGCGGCGTTCCGGCCCGGGTTCGGCTGGCGCTGCTGGTCGTCGGGGCCGGCGTCACGCTCCTGTTCGTCCCCCTGTTCTTCCGACAGCCGATCCTGGTCTCGAGTCCCGAGCCGACGGCGGCGACCGTCGCGGTGCTCGCCGTCGTGGCGGCGGCCGTGGCACCCGTCCGGTCGCACCCCGACCTGTTCGCGGGCGCGCCGGACAGCGACTCCCTCGCACGGCGAGCCGTCCTCGACGAGATGGGCCCGGTCGTCGTCGTGGACCACGAGGACAGGGTGGTCGACCTCAACGAACCGGCCGAGCGGGTGTTCGGCGTCGACCCCGCGGACGCCCACGGGCGACCGCTCCCGACGGTGCTCGGCGAGACTGTCGACACGTCGGCGTCGGGTCCCGTCACGCTCGCCACGACGAGCGGGAGACGGACGTTCGAGGTCCGGGTCTCGTCGCTGACGGCCCGCAACGGCGAGACCGTCGGCCGGGCGTTCCGGTTCCGGGACGTGACGGAACGGAAGACCGAGGAACAGCGACTCACCGTCCTCAACCGCGTCCTCCGACACAACCTCCGGAACGACCTCGACGCCGTCAGGGCGTTCGCGGAGACGCTGGACGAACAGCCGTCGACCGACGCGGCCGCCGCCGCCCGGCGGATTCGAGCGCTCTCAGAGGAGCTCCGGGAACTGTGTGACACGATCGAGACGACGGAGGAACTGCTCGCGGGCGGGGACCGTGAGACGGCGGTCGTCGACGTCAGGGCGCTCGCCGGATCGGTGGCCGACGCCGTCGAGGCCGACTGGCCCGACAGCGAGGTCGCGGTCGCGGCGGCCGGCCGGGAGCCGACGGTCCGGACCGACCCGGAGGTGCTCCGCGCGGCCCTCCGGGCGGTCGTCGAGAACGGCGTGGAACACACGGACGCGTCGGCTCCCCGCGTCGACATCGAGGTCACCGGCACGGGCGACGCCGTCGATATCGCCGTCCGGGACACCGGCGTCGGCATCCCCGACGAGGAACTCGCGGTGCTGCTGGAGGGCGACGAGACGCCGCTGCGACACGGCAGCGGCCTGGGGCTCTGGCTCGTCCACTGGAGCGTCCGGCGGTTGGGTGGCGACCTCTCGTTCAGCGAGCGCTCGCCGCGGGGGAGCGTCGTCGAACTCACCGTCCCGAGCCAGCGCCCGGTCGCCGGACGCGGCGAGACGGCGGGGAGCGACTGA
- a CDS encoding sensor histidine kinase: MTDPSLQPAAYPDPLLWYERTADGPVVAGTNSAFETVFGAVEPGTPVERLGDRLVVAPDASWDGLLDGEGPLRVVSPGDQRHTFDVRHAPRRDGDGIDGHLVFTARADDEVALDHVARVVSHDLRNPLEVAETNLRAARERGDAEYFDQVAWAHDRMETIVDDVLTLARGSAVLDTTAGVAVGEVAERAWTTVDTGDATLTTADSLPAVEADPDRLVRLFENLFRNAVEHGSTGSRTGSDDAVEHGSTNPRSQAPDDAVEHGSGVVVEVAPTPDGFCVADDGPGIPPGRRERVFEPGVTTHDHGAGLGLAIVRHIADAHGWGVRATESERGGARIEVVTADGG, translated from the coding sequence GTGACCGATCCGTCCCTCCAGCCGGCGGCGTACCCCGACCCACTGCTGTGGTACGAGCGAACGGCCGACGGCCCCGTCGTCGCGGGGACGAACTCGGCGTTCGAGACGGTGTTCGGCGCGGTCGAGCCGGGGACGCCGGTCGAACGACTCGGCGACCGGCTCGTCGTCGCGCCCGACGCCTCGTGGGACGGGCTCCTCGACGGCGAGGGACCGCTCCGGGTCGTCAGTCCGGGAGACCAGCGCCACACGTTCGACGTCAGGCACGCGCCCCGTCGGGATGGAGATGGCATCGACGGCCACCTCGTGTTCACCGCCCGAGCGGACGACGAGGTGGCGCTGGACCACGTGGCGCGCGTGGTGAGCCACGACCTCCGGAACCCCCTCGAAGTGGCGGAGACGAACCTCCGTGCGGCCCGCGAGCGCGGCGACGCGGAGTACTTCGACCAGGTGGCCTGGGCCCACGACCGGATGGAGACCATCGTCGACGACGTGCTGACGCTGGCCCGCGGGTCAGCGGTGCTGGACACGACCGCCGGCGTCGCGGTCGGCGAGGTGGCCGAGCGCGCCTGGACGACCGTCGACACCGGCGACGCGACGCTGACGACGGCGGACTCCCTCCCCGCCGTCGAGGCCGACCCCGACCGGCTCGTCAGACTCTTCGAGAACCTGTTCCGGAACGCCGTGGAACACGGTTCCACAGGCAGTCGGACGGGGTCCGACGACGCCGTCGAGCACGGCTCGACGAACCCTCGGTCGCAGGCTCCCGATGACGCCGTGGAACACGGGTCCGGGGTCGTCGTCGAGGTGGCCCCGACGCCGGACGGCTTCTGCGTCGCCGACGACGGCCCCGGCATCCCCCCCGGTCGCCGGGAGCGGGTCTTCGAGCCGGGCGTGACGACGCACGACCACGGTGCCGGACTCGGCCTGGCCATCGTCCGCCACATCGCGGACGCCCACGGCTGGGGCGTCAGGGCGACCGAGAGCGAGCGCGGCGGTGCCCGCATCGAGGTCGTCACCGCCGACGGGGGGTGA
- the tatA gene encoding twin-arginine translocase TatA/TatE family subunit → MPGGQELIVVLLLAVLLFGANKIPKLARSTGEAMGEFQKGREEVEQELEEMREGGSEGSEETSTETATETETSGSTNN, encoded by the coding sequence ATGCCTGGGGGGCAGGAACTCATCGTCGTGCTCCTGCTCGCGGTGCTCCTGTTCGGGGCGAACAAGATTCCGAAGCTCGCTCGCTCGACCGGCGAGGCGATGGGCGAGTTCCAGAAGGGACGCGAGGAAGTCGAGCAGGAACTCGAAGAGATGCGCGAGGGCGGTTCCGAGGGCAGCGAGGAGACGTCGACGGAGACCGCGACCGAGACGGAGACCTCCGGCAGCACGAACAACTGA
- a CDS encoding response regulator, whose protein sequence is MSPSDTAALPSVLVVDDEKEVADAYALRLDPISDVQTAYDGETALRIADEEPVDVVLLDRHMPSLSGDEVLEELTDREFRGRVIMVTAIDPAFDVLGMPFDDYLCKPVDREDLQAAVEHQCTVLAYETLGEYSGAEAKRAVVESEVPAEERADHDEFERVEARAERLERRVRRLLDDADSVLDTFDDIGRGS, encoded by the coding sequence ATGTCGCCCTCCGACACCGCAGCCCTGCCCTCCGTGCTGGTGGTCGACGACGAGAAGGAGGTCGCGGACGCCTACGCGCTCCGACTGGACCCGATCAGCGACGTGCAGACGGCCTACGACGGCGAGACCGCGCTCCGGATCGCCGACGAGGAGCCGGTCGACGTCGTCCTGCTCGACCGTCACATGCCGTCGCTGTCGGGCGACGAGGTCCTCGAAGAGCTGACCGACCGGGAGTTCCGGGGGCGGGTGATTATGGTGACCGCCATCGACCCCGCGTTCGACGTGCTCGGGATGCCCTTCGACGACTACCTCTGCAAGCCGGTCGACCGCGAGGACCTGCAGGCGGCGGTCGAACACCAGTGTACCGTCCTGGCCTACGAGACGCTGGGCGAGTACTCCGGTGCCGAGGCCAAGCGAGCGGTCGTCGAGTCCGAGGTCCCGGCCGAGGAGCGGGCGGACCACGACGAGTTCGAGCGGGTCGAGGCGAGGGCCGAACGGCTGGAACGGCGGGTCCGGCGACTGCTCGACGACGCCGACTCTGTCCTCGACACCTTCGACGACATCGGCCGCGGCAGCTAG
- a CDS encoding halocyanin domain-containing protein yields the protein MKRPSTRRQFLAGTALAGITAVSGCLTDGTASASADVSGSAESATPDSETTPPSDLEAWLADANGYDGDRRRYGPGDQATVAVGEPFGDDYAFYPTVVEVPPMTTVRWDWTGHGGQHNVVALDGTFDSGRTNAQPGTGYHYIFDEPGVYPYVSEPRRDEGMKGAVVVKEPPSTGYQKVDEWLASVGNFDGTVTDRTGATTTTVSVGAEGNGGEFAFSPPVLRVDSGTTVRWKWTGDGGAHNVVFENADIDSGDVVPEPGVHFEHTFESTGSYLYACLPHKALGMRGAVVVE from the coding sequence ATGAAACGCCCCTCCACTCGCAGACAGTTCCTCGCTGGCACCGCCCTCGCAGGCATCACCGCCGTCTCCGGCTGTCTCACCGACGGCACGGCCTCCGCATCGGCCGACGTCTCGGGATCGGCCGAGTCGGCGACCCCGGACTCGGAGACGACACCGCCATCCGATCTCGAGGCCTGGCTGGCCGACGCCAACGGCTACGACGGCGACCGACGGCGGTACGGTCCCGGCGACCAGGCCACGGTGGCGGTCGGCGAGCCCTTCGGGGACGACTACGCCTTCTACCCGACCGTCGTGGAGGTCCCGCCGATGACGACCGTCCGGTGGGACTGGACCGGTCACGGCGGCCAGCACAACGTCGTCGCGCTGGACGGGACCTTCGACAGCGGCCGGACGAACGCCCAGCCGGGCACCGGCTACCACTACATCTTCGACGAGCCAGGAGTCTACCCGTACGTCTCCGAGCCACGGCGAGACGAGGGGATGAAGGGAGCCGTCGTCGTCAAGGAACCGCCGTCGACGGGCTACCAGAAGGTCGACGAGTGGCTGGCCAGTGTCGGCAACTTCGACGGCACCGTCACCGACCGGACCGGGGCGACGACGACCACCGTGTCCGTCGGTGCCGAGGGCAACGGTGGCGAGTTCGCGTTCTCCCCGCCGGTGTTGCGAGTCGACAGCGGGACGACCGTCCGCTGGAAGTGGACCGGCGACGGCGGCGCTCACAACGTCGTCTTCGAGAACGCGGACATCGATTCCGGCGACGTGGTCCCCGAACCCGGCGTCCACTTCGAACACACCTTCGAGTCGACCGGGTCGTACCTGTACGCCTGTCTCCCCCACAAGGCCCTGGGGATGCGCGGCGCTGTCGTCGTCGAGTGA